One region of Streptomyces leeuwenhoekii genomic DNA includes:
- a CDS encoding non-ribosomal peptide synthetase translates to MTATVDETGTLDDVLALVAGRLGRPSEGVDPDGSFVASGADSLALLALARDVHTRFGVRVPVRHLFDDMDTPRKLARALGARTDGPAGAGPSAPRPPADEPSADGPFGVQPGAAGPFEAEPFGAEPAAAGPLPGEPRAGAPVEQGPASLPVAAPPAAPVPLAPATRTAPYPDGDAPDPLLAVLNGQLELAEKMMINFSELAREQLRVLDGRRPDPGPTTAAAPPAPSAVPSAAPSLARAARPAPAPTPAPVPARAPAPTAPTAPQAAPAATQAVVDRSTGRQAPDFSLYFFGDYPHGDAAAAYGHLLSAAAFADEHGFHTLWLPERHFHSFGALFPNPAVLAAALATRTSRIRIHAGSVVLPLHDPIRVAEEWSVVDNLSGGRVGLGVASGWHSTDFVLAPENYGRQREVMYEHLDTVRGLWAGRAVAAKAGDGTPVEVTVHPRPVQADLPLFTAVLSNPGSYERAGRAGLGVVTNLMAQSTDDLRANIARYRAARAAAGLDPAGGRVVVLVHTYLGADAERARAEARRPFCDYLRSSVDLFDNVANSLGIDVDLRATDPEDVDFVLGRAYETYCAQRALIGSADSVRPVLDALASAGADEIGCFVDFGVAPELMLGALPELARLRAEYRAPASGRPAASAPAPGTPSAAPAPAVPSAPVPSAPAAVSAPAAPSGPYVAPASPLQRRMWLLDRMAPGSHTYYEPKALLIEGPLDTDVLRLCLRRVVARHPQLRTVFREHDGELRQVVLDDVRVDCPVTSLTGCDDETALLRLRDMADEEPDFDLATGPLLRARIGRLGDDRHLLYLVAHHIVFDALSTRILCRDLAAHYRAWPGEPDDLPALPALPGVVPAPSAPRPDGLDFWRRELAGAVPLDLPTDRPRDPGHPARGASLAHELDAALSEEIRAAGRAAGCTPFMVLVAAVGSVLGRFAGQDDVVLGTAVTNRPPGAEDSVGMFVETVALRLDLSGDPGFAELLHRVRSGALRALDHHDVPFDQVVEAVRPDRTAGGNPLFGVMVEYEEESGPVLDGTGLAAELLDVPREQAPFDLTLYFTDRAEGIRCAVEYDAELFDAPTVRRILEYIEDLLRNAAQAPSVALSRLPALTARDERTLEGWQGERIEHPAACLHELVEAQAVATPDAVAVDGCGEPLTYRRLDAAANRLAHRLAARGLEHGDTAAVCLPRGADLVVAVLAVLKCGAVYVPVDRSLPAERRAFMLRDSGARLVVADRAVDGEESFPCPVQWIDDPETAEGAEEPLGRPVAPDDLAYCIYTSGSTGTPKAVAVPHRGPVNLVHWQRRALGSLRTVQWASAGFDVSVQEIFTTLGSGATLVVLDDETRYDPAAVAEHLRRHSVERLSAPYTPLTYLLPELVKVPSLRQLLIGGEKLTVTPALRDLAERCPRLEIYNQYGPTEASVIVTSHRVDPATETVAPIGRPLDNVTLVVADRSGRPAPIGAPGELVIGGAPVARGYLGDPEATARSFLTGPEGAERRYRTGDLVRWRSDGVLQYIGRIDDQVKIRGHRVEPEEAQWALVQLDEVRDAVVLARPDAAGETELAAFVVPRPEEPGAADTGGDWSAPLRARLAERLPHYLVPQTWIRLDGLPHGPNGKLDRERLLGLRAGDPAGDSGAPLTGLEQKVHDLWVTELGTGPIAPDRSFFDVGGNSLSAVRLLERLRGELGPRVPVAVFFADPTIRGVAARVAALREEGTP, encoded by the coding sequence GTGACAGCAACCGTGGACGAGACGGGGACCCTGGACGACGTGCTGGCTCTCGTCGCCGGCCGGCTGGGCCGGCCGTCCGAGGGCGTGGACCCCGACGGCTCGTTCGTCGCATCCGGGGCCGATTCCCTGGCCCTGCTCGCGCTGGCCCGGGACGTGCACACGCGGTTCGGCGTCCGGGTGCCGGTCCGACACCTCTTCGATGACATGGACACGCCGCGCAAGCTGGCCCGGGCCCTGGGCGCGCGGACGGACGGCCCCGCCGGAGCCGGGCCGTCCGCGCCCCGGCCGCCCGCCGACGAGCCCTCCGCCGACGGCCCCTTCGGCGTCCAGCCGGGCGCCGCCGGACCCTTCGAGGCCGAGCCCTTCGGCGCCGAGCCGGCCGCCGCCGGACCGCTCCCGGGGGAGCCCCGCGCCGGCGCGCCCGTGGAGCAAGGGCCTGCTTCCCTTCCGGTGGCGGCCCCGCCGGCGGCCCCCGTCCCGCTCGCGCCCGCCACACGGACGGCGCCGTACCCGGACGGCGACGCCCCGGACCCCTTACTGGCCGTCCTCAACGGGCAACTCGAACTCGCCGAGAAGATGATGATCAACTTCTCGGAGCTGGCCCGGGAGCAGCTACGCGTCCTGGACGGACGGCGGCCGGACCCCGGCCCCACCACGGCCGCGGCCCCTCCCGCCCCGTCCGCCGTACCGTCCGCCGCCCCGTCCCTCGCGCGGGCCGCCCGGCCCGCCCCGGCCCCCACCCCGGCCCCCGTCCCGGCCCGCGCTCCGGCCCCCACCGCGCCGACGGCCCCTCAGGCTGCCCCGGCGGCTACTCAAGCGGTCGTGGACCGTTCCACCGGCCGTCAGGCACCGGACTTCAGCCTCTACTTCTTCGGCGACTACCCCCACGGGGACGCGGCGGCCGCGTACGGCCACCTCCTGAGCGCCGCCGCCTTCGCCGACGAACACGGCTTCCACACCCTGTGGCTTCCCGAGCGGCACTTCCACTCCTTCGGCGCGCTGTTCCCCAACCCGGCCGTCCTGGCCGCCGCGCTGGCCACGCGCACCTCACGCATCCGGATCCACGCCGGATCCGTGGTCCTGCCGCTGCACGACCCCATCCGGGTGGCCGAGGAATGGTCGGTCGTCGACAACCTCTCCGGCGGACGGGTCGGCCTCGGCGTCGCCTCCGGCTGGCACTCCACGGACTTCGTGCTCGCGCCGGAGAACTACGGCCGCCAGCGGGAGGTGATGTACGAGCACCTGGACACCGTGCGCGGGCTGTGGGCGGGCCGGGCCGTCGCCGCCAAGGCCGGGGACGGCACACCGGTGGAGGTGACCGTCCACCCCAGGCCGGTCCAGGCCGACCTGCCGCTGTTCACCGCCGTGCTCTCCAACCCCGGGAGCTACGAGCGGGCCGGGCGGGCAGGGCTCGGCGTCGTGACCAACCTGATGGCGCAGAGCACCGACGACCTGCGGGCCAACATCGCCCGCTACCGGGCCGCCCGCGCCGCGGCGGGACTCGATCCGGCGGGCGGACGCGTGGTGGTGCTGGTGCACACCTACCTCGGCGCGGACGCCGAGCGGGCCCGCGCCGAGGCCCGGCGCCCCTTCTGCGACTATCTGCGGTCCTCCGTCGACCTGTTCGACAACGTCGCCAACAGCCTCGGCATCGACGTCGATCTGCGGGCGACCGACCCCGAGGACGTGGACTTCGTACTGGGCCGCGCCTATGAGACCTACTGCGCGCAGCGAGCGCTGATCGGCAGCGCCGACAGCGTGCGCCCGGTGCTGGACGCCCTGGCCTCGGCCGGCGCCGACGAGATCGGCTGCTTCGTCGACTTCGGCGTGGCACCGGAGCTGATGCTCGGCGCCCTGCCGGAACTGGCCCGGCTGCGCGCCGAGTACCGCGCGCCCGCGTCCGGCCGCCCCGCCGCGTCCGCCCCGGCGCCCGGCACCCCCTCCGCGGCACCGGCCCCGGCGGTCCCGTCGGCCCCGGTCCCGTCCGCCCCGGCGGCCGTCTCCGCCCCGGCGGCCCCCTCCGGTCCGTACGTCGCGCCCGCCTCGCCGCTGCAGCGCAGGATGTGGCTGCTGGACCGGATGGCCCCGGGCAGCCACACCTACTACGAGCCGAAGGCGCTGCTCATCGAGGGACCGCTCGACACCGACGTGCTGCGTCTGTGCCTGCGCCGGGTGGTCGCCCGGCACCCCCAGTTGCGCACGGTCTTCCGCGAGCACGACGGCGAGCTGCGGCAGGTCGTCCTGGACGACGTCCGCGTCGACTGCCCCGTGACCTCGCTGACCGGGTGCGACGACGAGACGGCGCTGCTGCGGCTGCGGGACATGGCGGACGAGGAGCCCGACTTCGACCTGGCCACCGGGCCGTTGCTGCGCGCGCGGATCGGCCGCCTGGGCGACGACCGGCACCTGCTGTACCTCGTCGCCCACCACATCGTCTTCGACGCGCTGTCGACCCGGATCCTGTGCCGGGACCTCGCCGCCCACTACCGGGCCTGGCCGGGCGAGCCGGACGATCTGCCCGCCCTGCCCGCACTGCCCGGCGTCGTTCCCGCCCCCTCCGCCCCGCGCCCGGACGGCCTGGACTTCTGGCGGCGGGAGCTCGCCGGCGCGGTCCCCCTCGACCTGCCCACCGACCGTCCCCGCGACCCCGGCCACCCGGCGCGCGGCGCGAGCCTGGCCCACGAGCTGGACGCGGCGCTGAGCGAGGAGATCCGCGCCGCCGGACGCGCCGCGGGCTGCACCCCGTTCATGGTGCTGGTGGCCGCGGTGGGCTCGGTCCTCGGCCGGTTCGCCGGACAGGACGACGTGGTGCTCGGCACCGCGGTCACCAACCGGCCGCCCGGCGCGGAGGACAGCGTCGGCATGTTCGTCGAGACGGTCGCGCTGCGGCTCGACCTGTCCGGCGACCCCGGCTTCGCCGAGCTGCTGCACCGCGTCCGCTCCGGCGCGCTGCGCGCCCTCGACCACCACGACGTGCCGTTCGACCAGGTGGTGGAGGCGGTCCGGCCGGACCGCACGGCGGGCGGCAACCCGCTGTTCGGGGTCATGGTCGAGTACGAGGAGGAGTCCGGGCCCGTCCTCGACGGCACCGGGCTGGCCGCCGAGCTCCTCGACGTGCCGCGCGAGCAGGCGCCGTTCGACCTCACGCTGTACTTCACCGACCGGGCAGAGGGCATCCGCTGCGCGGTCGAGTACGACGCGGAGCTGTTCGACGCCCCGACGGTGCGCCGGATCCTGGAGTACATCGAGGACCTCCTGCGCAACGCCGCGCAGGCGCCCTCCGTCGCCCTGTCGCGGCTGCCCGCGCTGACCGCGCGGGACGAGCGGACCCTGGAGGGCTGGCAGGGCGAGCGGATCGAGCACCCGGCGGCCTGCCTCCACGAACTGGTCGAGGCGCAGGCGGTGGCCACACCGGACGCGGTGGCCGTCGACGGCTGCGGCGAGCCGCTCACCTACCGGCGGCTGGACGCCGCCGCCAACCGGCTCGCCCACCGCCTCGCCGCGCGCGGCCTCGAGCACGGGGACACCGCCGCCGTCTGCCTGCCCCGCGGCGCGGATCTGGTCGTCGCCGTCCTCGCCGTGCTCAAGTGCGGTGCGGTCTACGTCCCCGTGGACCGGTCGCTGCCCGCCGAGCGCCGGGCGTTCATGCTGCGGGACAGCGGGGCCCGGCTGGTCGTCGCCGATCGCGCGGTGGACGGCGAGGAGTCCTTCCCCTGCCCGGTGCAGTGGATCGACGACCCGGAGACCGCCGAGGGCGCCGAGGAGCCGCTGGGCCGCCCGGTGGCACCGGACGACCTCGCCTACTGCATCTACACCTCCGGTTCGACCGGCACGCCGAAGGCGGTCGCGGTCCCGCACCGCGGACCGGTCAACCTGGTCCACTGGCAGCGGCGCGCCCTCGGCTCCCTGCGCACCGTGCAGTGGGCTTCCGCGGGCTTCGACGTCAGCGTGCAGGAGATCTTCACCACGCTCGGCTCGGGCGCCACGCTGGTCGTCCTCGACGACGAGACGCGCTACGACCCGGCGGCGGTGGCCGAGCATCTGCGCCGGCACTCGGTGGAGCGGCTCAGCGCGCCGTACACACCGCTGACCTACCTGCTCCCGGAGCTGGTGAAGGTGCCCTCGCTGCGCCAGCTCCTCATCGGCGGCGAGAAGCTCACCGTCACGCCCGCGCTGCGGGACCTGGCCGAGCGGTGCCCGCGGCTGGAGATCTACAACCAGTACGGGCCCACGGAGGCGTCCGTCATCGTCACCTCCCACCGCGTCGACCCCGCCACGGAGACGGTCGCGCCGATCGGCCGGCCCCTGGACAACGTCACGCTCGTCGTCGCCGACCGCTCGGGACGGCCCGCGCCGATCGGCGCGCCGGGCGAACTCGTCATCGGCGGCGCCCCGGTGGCCCGCGGCTACCTCGGCGACCCCGAGGCCACCGCGCGGTCCTTCCTCACCGGGCCGGAGGGCGCCGAACGCCGCTACCGCACCGGCGACCTGGTGCGCTGGCGGTCCGACGGGGTGCTCCAGTACATCGGGCGGATCGACGACCAGGTGAAGATCCGCGGCCACCGGGTGGAGCCGGAGGAGGCGCAGTGGGCGCTCGTCCAGCTCGACGAGGTCCGCGACGCGGTCGTCCTCGCCCGCCCGGACGCGGCCGGTGAGACGGAGCTGGCCGCGTTCGTGGTGCCGCGGCCGGAGGAGCCCGGGGCGGCGGACACGGGCGGCGACTGGAGCGCCCCCCTGCGGGCACGGCTCGCCGAGCGGCTGCCGCACTATCTCGTGCCGCAGACGTGGATCCGGCTCGACGGCCTCCCGCACGGCCCCAACGGCAAGCTGGACCGCGAGCGGTTGCTGGGCCTGCGCGCCGGCGACCCGGCCGGGGACTCCGGGGCGCCGCTGACCGGGCTGGAGCAGAAGGTGCACGACCTGTGGGTGACCGAACTGGGCACCGGGCCGATCGCCCCGGACCGCTCCTTCTTCGACGTGGGCGGCAACTCCCTGTCCGCGGTGCGGCTGCTGGAACGCCTGCGCGGCGAGCTCGGCCCGCGCGTCCCCGTCGCCGTCTTCTTCGCCGATCCCACGATCCGCGGCGTCGCCGCCCGGGTCGCCGCGCTGCGCGAGGAGGGGACGCCGTGA